The following proteins are co-located in the Solanum pennellii chromosome 8, SPENNV200 genome:
- the LOC107026955 gene encoding 3-oxoacyl-[acyl-carrier-protein] synthase I, chloroplastic-like yields MSSITYSNLILKKTESRISGGSHLQYNGLRAIETVKLTANSASCKPKAVKCGRIRAMASPAVSAPKRETDPKKRVVITGMGLVSVFGSDIDNFYNKLLEGQSGISLIDSFDASNYSVRFAGQIRDFSSEGYIDGKNDRRLDNCWRYCLVAGKRALDDANLGQQVLETMDKTRIGVLVGSGMGGLNVFSDGVEALLQRGYKKISPFFIPYSITNMGSALLAIETGLMGPNYSISTACASANHSFCAAANHIRRGDADIMVTGGTEAGVTATGVGGFIACRALSQRNDDYEKASRPWDTNRDGFVVGEGSGILVMESLEHALKRGANIIAEYLGGAATCDAHHMTDPRPDGLGVSSCITKGLLDARISPEEVNYINAHATSTLAGDLAEVNAIKKVFKDTSEIKMNGTKSMIGHGLGAAGGIEAIATIKAITTGWLHPTINQHELEPRVTIDTVPNVKKQHEVNVGISNSFGFGGHNSVVVFAPYRP; encoded by the exons ATGAGTAGTATTACTTATTCTAATTTGATATTGAAGAAGACAGAATCAAGAATCAGTGGTGGATCTCATTTACAATATAATGGACTTAGAGCTATTGAAACTGTAAAATTGACAGCAAACTCTGCTTCTTGTAAGCCAAAAG CTGTAAAATGTGGAAGAATCAGAGCCATGGCCTCTCCAGCTGTTTCAGCTCCCAAGAGAGAGACGGACCCGAAGAAAAGGGTTGTCATAACTGGAATGGGACTTGTTTCAGTCTTTGGAAGTGATATCGACAATTTTTACAACAAACTTCTTGAAGGGCAGAGTGGAATCAGTTTAATAGACTCTTTTGATGCCTCAAATTACTCAGTTAGGTTCGCGGGACAGATTCGTGATTTCTCTTCCGAAGGTTACATAGACGGAAAGAATGATCGTCGTTTAGATAACTGCTGGAGATACTGTCTCGTTGCTGGAAAGAGAGCCCTTGACGATGCTAACCTTGGCCAACAAGTTCTTGAAACT ATGGACAAAACGAGGATCGGTGTTTTGGTTGGGTCGGGGATGGGAGGTTTAAATGTTTTCAGTGACGGGGTGGAAGCGTTGTTGCAAAGAGGATACAAGAAAATTAGTCCATTTTTCATTCCTTACTCTATCACCAACATGGGATCAGCATTGTTGGCTATAGAAACCGGACTAATGGGACCGAATTACTCTATTTCAACGGCTTGTGCATCTGCCAATCACAGCTTTTGCGCAGCTGCGAATCATATAAGAAGGGGTGATGCAGATATTATGGTAACAGGTGGAACGGAAGCTGGTGTTACAGCTACTGGTGTTGGTGGCTTCATAGCTTGTCGGGCCTTGTCTCAAAGAAATGATGATTATGAAAAGGCTTCAAGGCCATGGGACACGAATCGTGATGGATTTGTCGTTGGTGAAGGCTCTGGTATCCTG GTCATGGAAAGTTTGGAGCACGCGTTGAAAAGAGGTGCTAATATCATCGCAGAGTACTTGGGAGGAGCAGCTACTTGTGATGCTCATCACATGACCGATCCTCGGCCTGATGGACTTGGAGTTTCGTCTTGCATTACTAAGGGTTTGTTAGATGCCAGAATTTCTCCAGAAGAG GTGAACTATATAAATGCTCATGCAACATCAACTCTTGCTGGAGATTTGGCTGAGGTCAATGCCATCAAGAAGGTCTTCAAAGATACCTCGGAAATCAAAATGAACGGGACAAAG TCGATGATTGGTCATGGACTTGGGGCTGCTGGTGGAATTGAAGCCATTGCAACCATCAAAGCAATCACAACAGGATGGCTTCATCCAACCATCAATCAACAT GAATTAGAACCCCGGGTCACGATTGACACCGTCCCAAATGTGAAGAAACAACATGAAGTGAACGTTG GTATCTCCAACTCGTTCGGATTCGGAGGACATAATTCAGTGGTTGTTTTTGCACCTTACAGGCCTTGA